The following is a genomic window from Litoribacterium kuwaitense.
TGTGTAATGCAAGTATTCCTAGCCGCTGAAAACCCTTTATTAATATCATGATTAAAGATTTTTATAGCTTTATTGTTCTTATATTGATTTAATACATCTTTTTTTGTGGGATCGTCAAGAATT
Proteins encoded in this region:
- a CDS encoding glycosyltransferase — translated: MLYLHKILDDPTKKDVLNQYKNNKAIKIFNHDINKGFSAARNTCITHFNGQYYCVVQNKRSRMKKC